From Acidobacteriota bacterium, a single genomic window includes:
- a CDS encoding type IV toxin-antitoxin system AbiEi family antitoxin domain-containing protein encodes MVTAKDAARAGVHSQQLTRLVEAGALARASRGVYHVPGDHRALGAPRGHRDHAGHGQRHGRSGDVRSGRVAERAAGYGDAEPHLMSRMAARAVPAAVVCLVSALAIHGIGSPTEAAEGTWIAIRRGTRDPSLVYPPLRIVRFSGDAFTFGIETKIVGGDPIRVYSLAKTIADLFKCRSRFGVDLAVEALREGWRRRKVTIEALGLAGRACRVERVMRPYVEAVVL; translated from the coding sequence GTGGTGACAGCGAAGGATGCCGCCCGGGCCGGAGTCCACAGCCAGCAGCTCACGCGGCTTGTCGAGGCCGGCGCGCTCGCGCGCGCTTCGCGCGGGGTCTACCACGTGCCCGGCGACCACCGTGCCCTCGGCGCCCCCCGCGGGCACCGAGACCATGCCGGCCACGGGCAGCGACACGGACGCAGCGGGGACGTGCGCTCGGGCCGGGTCGCCGAGCGTGCAGCGGGCTACGGCGACGCGGAGCCGCATCTCATGTCCCGCATGGCGGCGCGCGCGGTGCCGGCGGCTGTCGTGTGTCTCGTCTCGGCCCTGGCGATTCACGGAATCGGATCGCCGACGGAGGCCGCGGAAGGGACCTGGATCGCCATCCGCCGCGGGACACGCGATCCCTCCCTCGTGTACCCGCCGCTTCGAATCGTACGCTTCAGCGGTGACGCGTTCACGTTCGGGATCGAGACGAAGATCGTCGGGGGTGATCCGATCCGCGTTTACTCCCTCGCGAAGACGATCGCCGATCTCTTCAAGTGCCGGAGCCGCTTCGGCGTGGATCTAGCCGTCGAGGCGCTCCGCGAGGGGTGGCGGCGCCGGAAGGTGACGATCGAGGCGCTCGGGCTCGCGGGGCGAGCGTGCCGGGTGGAACGCGTGATGCGCCCCTACGTCGAGGCCGTGGTCCTGTGA
- a CDS encoding FG-GAP repeat protein — protein MPTLSKKLSLAAVLVSTCALGFAGIASGTPDWTVYGPQTNSQFGADVQSAGDVNRDGYDDVLITATAAYSGDISELAEGRVYLYLGGPSGPATTPSWSFESNQYRAQLSRAIGAGDVNGDGYADILVAAPWYDNGQADAGKVWLFYGSPTGPGATPDWTTEGNVAGANYGYTLAAGRLNNDNYSDILVAAPWFSGGQTNEGKVVAFFGSPNGPSTTPDWSVESNLVGALFGAAVSVGDVDGDGIPDVGIGAPGYDGKTTDQGAVFVYAGGNIKPSTGPSTTLLVNTANAGFGYKLSLAGDYNRDGIKDVAASSAASRTSEIVSIFPGKVGGPAGKASLTLKGELDRHDVTGFGSAIAAGDVNRDGYSDLAIGAYSYGDYDSHGTANIGQVYVFLGGPSGLHGTWSALVEGVLDGDFLGSAISATGDFNGDGYKDVLASADGLDLAPHIGRVTLYFGGRL, from the coding sequence ATGCCTACCCTCTCGAAAAAGCTCTCGCTGGCCGCGGTTCTCGTATCGACCTGCGCTCTCGGGTTCGCCGGGATCGCCAGCGGGACCCCCGACTGGACGGTCTACGGCCCGCAGACGAACTCGCAGTTCGGAGCCGACGTGCAGAGCGCCGGCGACGTGAACCGGGACGGGTATGACGACGTCCTCATCACCGCGACGGCCGCGTACTCCGGGGACATCAGCGAACTCGCGGAGGGGCGGGTGTATCTCTACCTCGGCGGGCCGTCGGGACCGGCGACGACCCCCTCGTGGAGCTTCGAGTCCAACCAGTACCGCGCGCAGCTCTCCCGTGCGATCGGCGCGGGGGACGTCAACGGCGACGGCTACGCCGACATCCTCGTCGCCGCGCCGTGGTACGACAACGGCCAGGCCGACGCAGGGAAGGTCTGGCTCTTCTACGGCTCGCCCACCGGGCCCGGCGCGACGCCGGACTGGACCACCGAGGGGAACGTTGCCGGCGCAAACTACGGCTACACACTCGCCGCGGGGCGCCTGAACAACGACAACTACAGCGACATCCTCGTGGCGGCTCCGTGGTTCTCAGGTGGCCAGACGAACGAAGGGAAGGTCGTCGCATTCTTCGGATCTCCGAACGGCCCCTCCACGACCCCCGACTGGTCGGTCGAATCGAACCTCGTGGGGGCGCTCTTCGGCGCCGCGGTATCGGTAGGCGACGTCGACGGGGACGGGATCCCCGACGTCGGCATCGGCGCTCCAGGATACGACGGCAAGACGACCGATCAGGGGGCGGTCTTTGTCTACGCCGGCGGGAACATCAAACCGTCGACAGGCCCTTCCACGACGCTCCTCGTGAACACCGCGAACGCCGGCTTCGGGTACAAGCTCTCGCTCGCCGGCGACTACAACCGGGACGGCATCAAGGACGTCGCCGCCTCGTCGGCCGCGAGCCGGACGTCCGAGATCGTCTCGATCTTCCCCGGCAAGGTCGGCGGGCCCGCCGGCAAGGCGAGCCTCACGTTGAAGGGTGAGCTCGATCGTCACGACGTTACCGGGTTCGGCTCCGCCATCGCGGCGGGGGACGTCAACCGCGACGGATACTCCGATCTGGCGATCGGCGCCTACAGCTACGGGGATTACGACAGCCACGGCACGGCGAACATCGGCCAGGTCTACGTCTTCCTCGGCGGCCCCTCCGGGCTCCACGGTACCTGGTCGGCGCTCGTCGAAGGGGTGCTCGACGGGGACTTCCTCGGCTCGGCGATCTCCGCGACGGGGGACTTCAACGGGGACGGCTACAAGGACGTGCTCGCCTCGGCTGACGGGCTCGATCTGGCGCCTCACATCGGGCGCGTGACGCTCTACTTCGGCGGGCGGCTCTGA
- a CDS encoding CoA pyrophosphatase, which produces MQPIDRIAARLAALEPRLSPPGSYTEEAAVAVCLRPAGASAEILLVRRAEHPLDPWSGDAAFPGGRRDPSDLSLSHTAVRETLEETGLDLNAGARLLGRLDDVHPRVVSLPSLNVSSFAFAIPEGATASARSEIVAAHWIPIGELVSPERQASRVHQGKAGERVFPSIRYGDLEIWGLTHRILSQLLDLARS; this is translated from the coding sequence ATGCAACCCATCGACCGGATCGCCGCACGCCTCGCCGCGCTCGAGCCGCGCCTCTCGCCCCCGGGCTCGTACACCGAGGAGGCGGCCGTGGCCGTTTGCCTCCGGCCGGCGGGAGCCTCGGCCGAGATCCTATTGGTGAGGCGCGCCGAGCACCCTCTGGACCCATGGTCGGGGGACGCCGCCTTCCCGGGAGGGAGGCGCGATCCGTCGGATCTCTCGCTCTCGCACACCGCCGTCCGCGAGACGCTCGAGGAGACGGGGTTGGATCTCAACGCCGGCGCGAGGCTCCTCGGCCGCCTCGATGACGTCCACCCGCGCGTCGTGTCGCTGCCGAGCCTCAACGTCAGCTCCTTCGCATTCGCCATCCCCGAGGGGGCGACCGCCTCGGCGCGCTCCGAGATCGTCGCCGCGCACTGGATCCCGATCGGCGAGCTCGTGAGCCCCGAGCGCCAGGCCTCGCGCGTGCATCAGGGGAAGGCGGGGGAGCGCGTCTTCCCGTCGATTCGCTACGGGGATCTCGAGATCTGGGGGCTCACGCACCGGATCCTCTCGCAGCTCCTCGACCTCGCACGGAGTTGA
- a CDS encoding serine/threonine-protein kinase, which translates to METAHENGVIHRDLKPANIHLGPDGRVKVLDFGLAKAFEPDASSPALSLSPTLTTPATRAGVIMGTAAYMSPEQAKGKPVDRRADIWAFGCVLYEMLAGRRPFVGDGVSELIAAVIMGPPNLEAIPSGVPSSIRSLIRRCLDKDPKRRLRDIGDARLVIEETLAGAPDERAGGPVAAGAAAGVDGTKTAVGPILVAGLIAGALAGAGILWVLRSPAAPAPLRRFELSSKGPFRSALLGSLVAISPDGRRVAYSEAGGLFIRELDHLEPKQVKVAAAPGFLFWSPDSAWLAYQAGGKIWKVPAGGGESQVVVDHPGLLTGGSGASWGPNDRIVYAGGEDAIDEVPATGGDIKKLVANDPNEKGDFHDPSWLPDGSGVLFVRHAPGGPPNDLSLVAGGARKSLLKLDDQQIWYPVYSPTGHILYRRQPNNPGIWALPFSLSKHAATGEPFLVVPDGDLPSVSNDGTLVTVKGAGGGESQLVWLDRSGKLTGTIGKPQAQWPFPAISPDGRQIAIAATENDKREIWLHDAERGTMTRLTSNSAGTWSPVWTPKGDQVVYTDGQAPPALSILVKAADGSGEAKKLVDGWGPSISPDGRYLAYAASDPNNDWDLWYLELEKGGPPVLLLKAPETQIWPRISPDGAFYAYQSGETGRNEVYVKRFPSGEGKWQVSTDGGEWPAWGHHGDRIYYVHEDTILEARFASKPGVSLGRPVEILTRPSYGAPLMFGWTSGFDVSADDQRFVVARAVGGTQVASGIIVIENWLAEFRKK; encoded by the coding sequence GTGGAGACCGCGCACGAGAACGGCGTCATCCACCGAGATCTGAAGCCGGCCAACATCCATCTCGGCCCCGACGGAAGAGTAAAGGTCCTCGACTTCGGCCTCGCGAAGGCCTTCGAGCCCGACGCGAGCTCGCCGGCGCTCTCCCTCTCGCCGACCCTCACGACGCCCGCCACGCGCGCCGGCGTCATCATGGGGACGGCGGCTTACATGAGCCCCGAGCAGGCGAAAGGGAAGCCGGTCGATCGTCGCGCCGACATCTGGGCCTTCGGCTGCGTGCTGTACGAGATGCTCGCCGGCCGGCGGCCGTTCGTCGGCGACGGCGTCTCGGAACTCATCGCCGCGGTGATCATGGGGCCGCCGAACCTCGAGGCGATCCCCTCGGGCGTCCCTTCATCGATCCGATCGCTCATCCGCCGCTGCCTCGACAAGGACCCGAAGCGCCGCCTCCGCGACATCGGCGACGCTCGGCTCGTGATCGAGGAGACGCTGGCCGGCGCCCCTGACGAGCGGGCCGGCGGCCCCGTCGCCGCGGGGGCGGCGGCCGGGGTCGACGGGACGAAGACGGCCGTGGGGCCGATCCTCGTGGCGGGGTTGATCGCGGGCGCGCTCGCCGGGGCCGGAATCCTCTGGGTCTTGCGTTCCCCCGCCGCTCCGGCGCCGCTCCGGCGCTTCGAGCTCTCGTCCAAGGGGCCTTTCCGATCGGCGCTCCTGGGCTCACTCGTCGCCATCTCCCCGGACGGCCGCCGCGTCGCCTACAGCGAGGCCGGGGGGCTCTTCATCCGGGAGCTGGATCACCTCGAGCCGAAGCAGGTGAAGGTCGCCGCCGCGCCGGGGTTTCTCTTCTGGTCCCCCGACAGCGCGTGGCTTGCGTACCAGGCCGGCGGCAAGATCTGGAAGGTGCCGGCGGGAGGAGGGGAGAGCCAGGTCGTCGTCGATCACCCGGGACTGCTCACCGGCGGGAGCGGCGCGTCCTGGGGGCCGAACGACCGCATCGTCTACGCGGGAGGCGAGGACGCGATCGACGAGGTCCCCGCGACCGGCGGCGACATCAAGAAGCTCGTGGCCAACGACCCGAACGAGAAGGGGGACTTCCACGATCCCTCGTGGCTCCCCGACGGGAGCGGCGTCCTCTTCGTGCGCCACGCTCCCGGTGGCCCGCCCAACGATCTCTCGCTCGTCGCCGGGGGGGCGCGAAAATCTCTCCTCAAGCTCGACGACCAGCAGATCTGGTACCCCGTCTACTCGCCGACGGGGCACATCCTCTACCGTCGCCAGCCGAACAACCCCGGGATCTGGGCGCTTCCCTTCTCGCTGTCGAAGCACGCGGCGACGGGAGAGCCTTTCCTCGTCGTTCCCGACGGGGATCTCCCGAGCGTCTCGAACGACGGGACGCTGGTGACGGTGAAGGGGGCAGGCGGAGGCGAGTCGCAGCTCGTGTGGCTCGATCGCTCGGGGAAGCTCACGGGAACGATCGGCAAGCCTCAGGCGCAGTGGCCCTTCCCCGCGATATCGCCGGACGGCCGGCAGATCGCGATCGCCGCCACCGAGAACGACAAGCGGGAGATCTGGCTCCACGACGCCGAGCGCGGCACGATGACGCGGCTGACGAGCAACAGCGCCGGGACGTGGTCGCCGGTCTGGACGCCGAAGGGGGATCAGGTCGTCTACACTGACGGCCAGGCTCCCCCCGCCCTCTCGATCCTCGTCAAGGCGGCCGACGGAAGCGGGGAGGCGAAGAAGCTCGTGGACGGCTGGGGTCCCTCCATCTCACCCGACGGCCGGTATCTCGCGTACGCCGCCAGCGATCCGAACAACGATTGGGATCTCTGGTATCTCGAGCTCGAAAAAGGCGGCCCCCCGGTCCTGCTCTTGAAAGCCCCCGAGACGCAGATATGGCCCCGCATCTCCCCGGACGGCGCCTTCTACGCCTACCAGTCGGGCGAGACGGGGCGCAACGAGGTCTACGTGAAGCGCTTTCCCTCGGGAGAGGGGAAGTGGCAGGTCAGCACCGACGGCGGCGAATGGCCGGCGTGGGGGCACCACGGTGACCGCATCTACTACGTGCACGAGGACACGATTCTCGAGGCCCGCTTCGCATCGAAGCCCGGCGTGTCGCTCGGCAGGCCCGTCGAGATCCTCACGCGCCCTTCCTACGGCGCGCCGCTGATGTTCGGATGGACCTCGGGGTTCGACGTGTCGGCCGACGATCAGCGCTTCGTCGTGGCCCGCGCGGTCGGCGGCACTCAGGTCGCGAGCGGCATCATCGTGATCGAGAACTGGCTCGCCGAGTTCCGGAAGAAGTAG